In Drosophila ananassae strain 14024-0371.13 chromosome 3R, ASM1763931v2, whole genome shotgun sequence, the DNA window AGAAGCTCTTCCTGGGCAGCATTGATCGGAACATCTGCCTGCACGACCTGGTCCAGCAGTCGACGAAGTACGTCAACCAGATCGAGATCGTTCCGAATCAGTGCGCCTGGCACTGTGACTCCGCCATGCTGTGCGTGGCCAACGAGCGATCCGTGCTGCAGTGCTTCGACCTGGCCCTGGCCACCATCGGTCATCAGCTGGTCAGCGAGAGTGTCACCCCGTTGAACCTCCTGGATCTGTCGCACTATTTTGTGGCCCAACCGACGCTCCTGAACGTAGCCTTCAGTCGGAAACCGGACCTGAGCAGCTTCAAGCACACCTACGCCCAGACCGATTGTCTTCTCTTATTGATTTATGAGCAGGGACCGCTGGCCTGCATGCGAATCTTTGGCGGCGCCGGGATGCGAGGGGATATCCACAACTCTGGCCTCACAGCGGACGTCATTGCGGACAAGTATCTGCGACTGCAGCAACCGGAGCGGGCGGTGAATGTCCTGGCCGCCTTGAACTGGGAGACCTACGGCGCCATGTGTCTCATCACACTCCACAAAATAGCGAACTATGTGTTCTTTGGCGGGGATCAGCGTCGGCCCCGCATCGAGCTGATGGCCCGAGCCCTCAAGACGTTCGCCCACAATCTCTCCGAGGAAACAAAAGACGAGTTCAGTGATCAGGTATTCGACTTGAAGCGACGCTTCTGCTTCTACCTTTTGCGGTAagatttcatattttttccattaatCCACAACTAATGATAACTATTCCATATCCGCAGTAAGAACCTCTTTTCGGAGGCATTTGAAATTGCACAGGACGTGGGGGACTACGACCTCTTCATGGATCTGTACAACCTGACCAAGTGCATATCCAGTCTGGGGGAGTTCTCCCAAGTGGCCTTCAGTCAGGCCGCTGCCATAATCCACGAGGAGGACCGTGCCAATGGAAATTTAAGCCTCACCTGTGACCTGCGCTCCGAGTCGGCCTGTTCGCAATCAACTTGCTCCGATTTAATGCGTGGCCAGAGCACGGAAACAGGATCAGGACTGGGAACGGGTTCTAGTTTGGTGCAAGGACAGCCGACGATGAAGACATACGTGCCACCGCTACCCTCCTTCAAGTCAAAGATCTTCAATGCCGAGATGATCAAGATCAACATACCCAAGCCGGAGCTGAGGCCGCCGTTGCCGAAGGTTTCCCTAGCACCGCCAGCCACCTCACTGGCCAGCCTGTCCCTGAAGAGCAACAGCCTCCACCAGGCGCCGGTCAAGAGTTCCAATACGAATGGCAATGTTTGGTCCCAGGATGTGCCAGATCAGACTGTGGGTCTTCCCATGCCCAGCAGTCCACCGCTTCGGCCTCAGCCACAACATGTCCCGGATCCTGGAGCGCAATACACCATGCCAGCGACATCTCCCCCACCAGCGGCAGCCTATCAGCCGAAGTTCTATCAGCACCCTTTGGTGTCTGGTAATATTCCTGCCATGCTACCGAACGTCACCAGCGAGGATTACCAAAAGCGATTGCTGGCCAAGAAGCCAACTGCTTCTATACTTTCCAATCCGGCCAATCCAGCGCCGGCGAACGGCGAGGCAGCCACACCCAGTGCCAAAACACAAACGGCCGAGAAGAACAAGGTCAAGTTCTCGGACACCATACAGGTGGCTGTGGTGCCGGTAAGATTTTGAATCAGAATTTCTCAAGACATTATGTATTAAAGTTGTAATCTCGTTCAGGAGATTCCCCGGAAGGAGAAACCGATGCCACCCAAGAGGAATGGTTACTCCAGGCCTGCCACGCGGCATCTGACCAATCCTAAGAAGGAACTTGCTGACAGCCTGCCACTTTGTCATCCGAACGATGAGTATCTTAAGGATTTTAATCCAATCACTACAAGTATGTTTCTCGAAATCATACTTTCCATTTAACGAAGAGGAACTAATTATGATTCCCTTCCAGATATGACCAAGCCACCGACACGACGGAGGGATGAAGAATCGAAACAAAGCAGCAGCAAAAAcgcctcctcctcgtcgtcgtctATTAAGGTGGTACACTTCGGGGTGGTCTAAGCTAATAATTCATAGTGCAATTTCTAAGTTTACACGCTTTCGGTTTAGAGCTTCCACTCGTTTGTAACTACTGCCGTCCATTTTAGTTAGTGCAAAGCTTTAAATAGGAAAGTTCTTTATGCATTAAGTTCCGCTCTACACTTTATACAAGTTACTTATTAAAGCTTAGCATTAGATGTTTGCCAAATCGGATGTAGGAGTCTGTCTACTTCTTCTTGGTGGGGGTAGCGCCGCCCATTCGTTCCAGCTCAGACTTAAGATCCAGCAGCTCCTTGTCGGGCACATAGCGACGCTCTTCACAGTCATCCGTGTGCTCCTGCACCTGCAAGCTCACGCCCTCCGGCAGTGCCGCCTGAGCGATGCGCAGGAATTGAGGATAGACCGGGGCATCCACGTTGTTCAGTTGCAGGTTGCGCTCGTAGGTGGTCAGCTTGTACTCTGATTCGATGACTGTGGAATTCGGACGCAGGCGCTGCACCTGGGTCTGTTGGGGCGGCAGGGCGTAGCAATCGGAGACATCCAGTTCCAGGTACTCGGCCAGACCGTGCAGGAAGCGCTGGTAGCTCTCCAACTGGGGATAGTCATAGCCTTTGATCTGGACATTAAGGCTCTCGTACTGAGGGAACTTCGGCTTAAGGGACTGCAaagtattttaatataaattagaTCCAAAAAGACAAAAATGTAACCAGAAACCCACCTCCAGATAATCCGGTTCGTAAACACTGCCACTGGTGTTTCTCACGGCTGTGATTGTGGTCCTCGGCACCAGCCACGTCCGGCACACAGTGGGCAACAACTGAAACGTACAAAAATatgcattttaataaacaatttatCATATTTAAATTGGTTTATTTACTCTTCGGAGCATTTTGTCGGTTTTAGTCAGGTTATGTCACAACAGCTGTTATCCCGCAAGCAGGGCACTTTTAACAGAGTGTTAACAGTGCTTATTTGAAACTAaggtgaaaaaaatattacttgAGAATTAAGGTAAgatagtaataataaatataaattgtgAAAACTTTTAAGCCTAAAGATAATTTcagaaattattaattttttcaaataattcaTCTGGCGCCTTCCAATTGGATATTTGATGTTAAACAACACTGATTCGTACACACTCGAACTCTGGTCACACTATCCGCCAACCGAATAGCagaggaaataatatttttatttatttagggTCCTATTGTGGGGAGTATATAACACGTCAAATGCAGAAAACGTCAACGCTTTTGGTAGTCGCGTTGGCGCTACTCACTTTGGCAACTACAACATCCGCCAAATCCGATGCAGGCATTGTGGATATCCCCGTTTTTACGGTAAGAATTTCGCCTCTCATCCTCCCCCGCggagaaacaaaacaaatatgTGTATGCCGCATGTCGGGTTCTTTTGTTTCCGGCTACGTAATCAATTCGATTCCTTTTCTGTTGCAGGACATTCCCAACATTCGGGAGCAACGTCCCCTGCTGGCCAATACGAAAATCTACGCACAAAGTAAGTACACGAGCTGTGACGAATCCTACTACCCAGCCCCAATCTC includes these proteins:
- the LOC6507028 gene encoding WD repeat-containing and planar cell polarity effector protein fritz, which encodes MLLSETHFWTTLRDEVRIKGNDLGAFRYLRQREKEQEQQDAISLAKRDYTERRNGLAVLKNSSRKSAGRLKDNLKKLEDLLRQHRIIHSEWQDAAQVLLLFANGLICHICVDIYTGDILRMVFEKYLVGKLASEVITDAFFTRSHIVLAYNTNQLTVVHLQRPNSRSQGPEKIANMDPRIFHVIIPGATERKLARHLTVNGSFDLFVVWTQSSQNEVYPWRPTIRDQDRANIHVFKIKGLQLESIAYCWSENDPLCVDFLRSSESQIITLEQKVSRKGDISAEICSYELAAGKMQRTAITSIPMGAQICSFAFSPDQEKLFLGSIDRNICLHDLVQQSTKYVNQIEIVPNQCAWHCDSAMLCVANERSVLQCFDLALATIGHQLVSESVTPLNLLDLSHYFVAQPTLLNVAFSRKPDLSSFKHTYAQTDCLLLLIYEQGPLACMRIFGGAGMRGDIHNSGLTADVIADKYLRLQQPERAVNVLAALNWETYGAMCLITLHKIANYVFFGGDQRRPRIELMARALKTFAHNLSEETKDEFSDQVFDLKRRFCFYLLRKNLFSEAFEIAQDVGDYDLFMDLYNLTKCISSLGEFSQVAFSQAAAIIHEEDRANGNLSLTCDLRSESACSQSTCSDLMRGQSTETGSGLGTGSSLVQGQPTMKTYVPPLPSFKSKIFNAEMIKINIPKPELRPPLPKVSLAPPATSLASLSLKSNSLHQAPVKSSNTNGNVWSQDVPDQTVGLPMPSSPPLRPQPQHVPDPGAQYTMPATSPPPAAAYQPKFYQHPLVSGNIPAMLPNVTSEDYQKRLLAKKPTASILSNPANPAPANGEAATPSAKTQTAEKNKVKFSDTIQVAVVPEIPRKEKPMPPKRNGYSRPATRHLTNPKKELADSLPLCHPNDEYLKDFNPITTNMTKPPTRRRDEESKQSSSKNASSSSSSIKVVHFGVV
- the LOC6503523 gene encoding 39S ribosomal protein L48, mitochondrial produces the protein MLRRLLPTVCRTWLVPRTTITAVRNTSGSVYEPDYLESLKPKFPQYESLNVQIKGYDYPQLESYQRFLHGLAEYLELDVSDCYALPPQQTQVQRLRPNSTVIESEYKLTTYERNLQLNNVDAPVYPQFLRIAQAALPEGVSLQVQEHTDDCEERRYVPDKELLDLKSELERMGGATPTKKK